One Rosa chinensis cultivar Old Blush chromosome 3, RchiOBHm-V2, whole genome shotgun sequence DNA window includes the following coding sequences:
- the LOC112193538 gene encoding phosphoenolpyruvate carboxylase kinase 1, giving the protein MYDTLKDTYQLFEEIGRGRFGTILRAFCPVSAESVAVKIIDKSLLTDETDRACLEKEPKIMTLLSPHPNILKIHNVFETEDSMAMVLELCEPETLYDKIAHRPLPEPEAAGLMKQLLGAIAHCHRMGVVHRDLKPENVLFDSRNNLKLADFGSAEWSGEGGSMEGVVGTPYYVAPEVLMGRLYNEKVDVWSAGVMLYIMLGGIPPFYGETATEIFEAVLRGNLRFPPKVFRGVSPAAKDLLRKMMCRDVSRRLSAEQALRHPWILSGGEANPMD; this is encoded by the exons ATGTACGACACGCTCAAAGACACCTACCAACTCTTCGAAGAAATCGGCCGCGGCCGATTCGGCACCATCCTCCGCGCCTTCTGCCCCGTCTCCGCCGAGTCCGTCGCCGTCAAGATCATCGACAAGTCCCTCCTCACCGACGAAACCGACCGTGCATGTCTTGAAAAAGAACCCAAGATCATGACCCTCTTATCTCCCCACCCCAACATTCTCAAAATCCACAACGTTTTCGAAACAGAGGACTCCATGGCCATGGTGCTCGAGCTCTGCGAGCCCGAAACGCTCTACGACAAGATCGCTCACCGGCCGTTGCCGGAGCCGGAAGCCGCCGGTCTTATGAAACAGCTCCTGGGAGCTATAGCCCACTGCCACAGAATGGGTGTGGTGCACAGGGATCTGAAGCCGGAGAATGTTCTTTTTGATTCAAGAAACAATCTGAAGCTGGCGGATTTTGGGTCGGCGGAGTGGTCCGGTGAGGGAGGTTCCATGGAAGGTGTGGTGGGGACGCCGTACTATGTGGCGCCGGAGGTGTTGATGGGGAGGTTGTACAATGAGAAGGTGGATGTGTGGAGTGCAGGGGTGATGTTGTATATAATGTTGGGTGGGATTCCTCCATTTTACGGCGAAACGGCGACGGAGATCTTTGAGGCGGTTTTGAGAGGGAATCTGAGGTTTCCGCCGAAGGTTTTCCGGGGAGTTTCGCCGGCGGCGAAGGATCTGTTGAGGAAGATGATGTGTAGAGATGTTTCCAGGAGACTATCTGCAGAACAAGCactta GACACCCATGGATCTTGAGTGGTGGAGAAGCAAATCCAATGGACTGA
- the LOC112191992 gene encoding serine/threonine-protein phosphatase PP1 produces the protein MDQSVLDDIISRLLEVRVRPGKQVQLSESEIRQLCSASKDIFLQQPNLLELEAPIKICGDIHGQYSDLLRLFEYGGLPPSSNYLFLGDYVDRGKQSLETICLLLAYKIKYPENFFLLRGNHECASINRIYGFYDECKRRFNVRLWKTFTDCFNCLPVAALIDEKILCMHGGLSPELNNLDQIRSLHRPTDVPDTGLLCDLLWSDPSKDVQGWGGNDRGVSYTFGPDTVTEFLEKHDLDLVCRAHQVVEDGYQLFANRQLVTIFSAPNYCGEFDNAGAMMSVDETLMCSFQILKPADKKAKFNLGSLTTAKPGNSSTGVFGSTTTAKPSNTPAGVKSLMQR, from the exons ATGGACCAATCGGTTCTTGATGACATCATCAGCCGTCTTCTTGAAGTCCGAGTCCGACCCGGAAAGCAGGTGCAGCTATCCGAGTCCGAGATCCGACAACTCTGCTCTGCCTCTAAAGATATCTTCTTGCAACAACCCAATTTGTTAGAGCTTGAAGCACCCATCAAGATTTGTG GTGACATACATGGTCAATACTCGGATCTCTTGAGGCTTTTTGAGTATGGTGGATTACCTCCTAGTTCCAATTACTTGTTCTTGGGAGATTATGTGGATCGAGGCAAGCAAAGTTTAGAAACAATATGTCTTCTCCTTGCATACAAAATAAAGTACCCTGAGAATTTTTTCCTCTTGAGAGGAAACCATGAATGTGCTTCTATAAACCGTATATATGGATTTTATGATGAGTGTAAGAGAAGATTCAATGTGAGGCTATGGAAGACATTTACGGATTGTTTCAACTGCCTACCAGTTGCAGCCCTGATTGATGAAAAGATTCTCTGCATGCATGGGGGTCTTTCTCCTGAGCTGAATAATTTAGATCAAATTAGGTCTTTACACCGGCCAACTGATGTACCAGATACAGGTTTACTCTGTGATCTTCTCTGGTCTGATCCCAGTAAAGATGTTCAAGGTTGGGGAGGGAACGACCGGGGAGTGTCCTACACATTTGGTCCTGATACAGTGACGGAGTTTCTTGAGAAGCATGATTTGGATCTCGTTTGTCGTGCTCACCAG GTTGTGGAGGATGGGTACCAGTTATTTGCCAACCGCCAACTTGTGACAATATTTTCAGCACCTAATTATTGTGGGGAATTCGATAATGCTGGTGCCATGATGAGCGTGGATGAGACGTTAATGTGCTCTTTCCAAATATTAAAACCTGCAGACAAGAAGGCGAAGTTTAACTTGGGTAGCCTAACTACAGCTAAGCCTGGAAATTCTTCTACTGGTGTTTTTGGGAGCACAACTACAGCTAAGCCTAGCAATACTCCAGCAGGAGTCAAG TCCTTGATGCAGAGGTGA
- the LOC112191991 gene encoding uncharacterized protein LOC112191991 → MRRGGGGSSGNYRNPCLTMHQPWASLLVYGIKRIEGRSWPAPIRGRLWIHAAGKVPEESTIKAMEDFYREIYAVDGVTDIKFPQHYPVSRLLGCVEVVGCVRREELAGWEMVPEGVRLEAQTDMCWLCEQPQKLLIPFEMRGYQGVYNLEKKIYEAAIRGLTPVEVPLPVKFPLPNPQDPFSLKPGSISANVDQSRTSEAGRSSSLNAAIAGARAAATQFSKKPQTFPTTSLNDAAKSVTVPIKSESFEGGRAMTGNFSESSNKESMTSNNKDQISSRNQPSSGAIRPHPGAPSKIYEAAIRGLTPVEVPLKVKFPVPNPEDPFSLKPGVISANVDQSRTSEVVRSSSLNTAIAGAQAADTQFSKKTQTFPTTSLNNAAESVMTVPIRSESSEVGKVTSANFIESSNKRSMTSNNKDQISRGDQPSSGAFRPHPGAPSKYVYERRRRRDAQF, encoded by the exons atgagaagaggaggaggaggttctTCAGGGAATTACAGAAACCCATGTCTGACTATGCACCAGCCATGGGCTTCCCTGCTCGTTTATGGTATCAAACGCATCGAGGGCAGGTCATGGCCTGCTCCCATTAGAG GACGTCTTTGGATTCATGCAGCTGGTAAGGTTCCAGAGGAGTCTACAATCAAAGCAATGGAGGATTTCTATCGGGAAATTTATGCTGTGGATGGAGTCACTGATATCAAATTTCCCCAACACTATCCAGTTTCAAGACTGCTAG GGTGTGTTGAAGTAGTTGGATGTGTTAGACGTGAAGAGTTAGCTGGTTGGGAGATGGTTCCTGAAGGG GTGAGGCTGGAAGCACAAACCGATATGTGTTGGCTTTGTGAGCAGCCACAG AAACTGTTAATTCCGTTTGAGATGCGTGGCTACCAAGGTGTCTATAACTTGGAAAAGAAG ATATATGAAGCTGCTATTAGAGGTCTCACCCCGGTTGAAGTTCCTCTCCCAGTTAAATTTCCACTTCCAAATCCACAAGATCCATTTTCCTTGAAGCCAGGGTCTATATCTGCAAACGTTGATCAATCTAGAACATCTGAAGCGGGAAGATCTTCGAGTCTCAATGCAGCTATAGCTGGTGCACGAGCAGCTGCTACACAGTTCTCCAAAAAACCTCAAACTTTCCCAACTACCTCCCTAAATGATGCAGCCAAATCTGTGACAGTTCCAATCAAGAGTGAATCTTTTGAAGGAGGAAGAGCAATGACCGGTAATTTCAGTGAGAGCTCCAACAAAGAGTCAATGACATCAaataacaaagatcaaatcagcAGCCGTAATCAACCTTCTTCTGGAGCTATTAGACCTCATCCTGGTGCACCTTCTAAG ATATATGAAGCGGCTATTAGAGGTCTTACCCCTGTTGAAGTTCCCCTTAAAGTCAAATTTCCAGTTCCAAATCCAGAAGATCCATTTTCCTTGAAGCCAGGAGTTATATCTGCTAATGTCGATCAGTCTAGAACATCTGAAGTGGTAAGATCTTCTAGTCTCAATACAGCCATAGCTGGTGCACAAGCAGCTGATACACAGTTCTCCAAAAAAACTCAAACTTTCCCAACTACCTCCCTAAATAATGCCGCGGAATCTGTGATGACAGTTCCAATCAGGAGTGAGTCTTCTGAAGTGGGTAAAGTGACGTCTGCTAATTTTATTGAGAGTTCTAATAAGAGGTCTATGACATCAaataacaaagatcaaatcagcAGAGGTGATCAACCTTCTTCTGGAGCTTTTAGACCTCATCCTGGTGCACCTTCTAAG TATGTTTATGAACGGAGGAGGCGACGAGATGCCCAGTTTTGA